Proteins co-encoded in one Meiothermus sp. genomic window:
- a CDS encoding type II toxin-antitoxin system RatA family toxin, which produces MPEVISELYIPKPPKEVYAAARDLAGLKPYLKDVETLEVLEDHGSTSRTKFVAVAMGKKVHWIEEERWFDAELRNEFDSKEGDFDVYRGSWTFLPEGEGTRAVLKLEYELNIPIFGGLLQKLVKKLMQENIDDLLRGLKERCTAA; this is translated from the coding sequence ATGCCAGAAGTGATCTCCGAACTCTACATTCCTAAACCCCCCAAGGAAGTCTATGCGGCGGCGCGCGACCTGGCCGGCCTCAAACCCTACCTCAAGGACGTGGAGACCCTCGAGGTGCTGGAAGACCACGGAAGCACCTCGCGCACCAAGTTTGTAGCGGTGGCGATGGGCAAAAAAGTGCACTGGATCGAGGAGGAGCGCTGGTTCGACGCCGAGCTGCGCAACGAGTTCGACAGCAAAGAGGGCGACTTTGACGTCTACCGGGGTTCCTGGACCTTCCTGCCCGAGGGCGAGGGTACCCGGGCAGTGCTGAAGCTCGAGTACGAGCTCAACATCCCCATCTTTGGCGGTTTGCTGCAAAAACTGGTCAAAAAACTCATGCAGGAAAACATAGACGACCTTTTGCGCGGCCTTAAGGAGCGCTGCACCGCGGCTTGA
- a CDS encoding HAD family hydrolase, which produces MIKLIALDLDGTFYAGRSLGVPESAWEAVEKARLQGIRFAVCTGRPQGGYGLLYAKRLEPNGPHVFNDGASVCNAKGESLFAHPLPHLTELVGLARKYRLPFDLMGAAGGRYYEEDLMPPELLSHIEITGVEARSALAEEIEETLVRLWFVVSDPSLWETVRPELSSMPEIDLAEYKSPREVITGVIRKSVTKATGLHWLAEYYGISLGEIAMVGDSHNDLEAIREAGLGIAMGNAVDEIRAIADHITGHVREHGFAEAIEYILRFNRRSL; this is translated from the coding sequence ATGATCAAACTCATCGCACTCGACCTCGATGGAACCTTCTATGCAGGCCGAAGCCTGGGGGTTCCTGAATCAGCCTGGGAAGCCGTGGAAAAAGCACGCTTGCAGGGCATTAGGTTCGCTGTGTGTACAGGGCGGCCCCAGGGAGGCTATGGGCTTTTATATGCCAAACGATTAGAACCCAACGGCCCACACGTCTTCAACGACGGTGCCTCGGTGTGCAACGCCAAGGGGGAATCGCTGTTTGCTCATCCGTTGCCACACCTGACCGAACTGGTGGGGTTAGCCCGGAAGTATCGATTGCCCTTCGATCTGATGGGGGCTGCAGGTGGCCGCTATTACGAGGAAGATCTGATGCCCCCGGAACTGCTCTCACACATCGAAATTACAGGCGTTGAAGCCCGATCGGCCCTTGCTGAGGAGATTGAGGAAACCCTGGTACGGCTGTGGTTTGTTGTAAGCGACCCAAGTCTATGGGAAACCGTCAGACCTGAGCTATCAAGCATGCCAGAAATAGACCTGGCCGAGTACAAGAGCCCCCGTGAGGTAATTACTGGGGTAATCCGCAAAAGCGTTACAAAAGCCACGGGCTTGCACTGGTTAGCTGAGTATTACGGCATATCTCTCGGTGAAATAGCCATGGTTGGTGATAGTCATAACGACCTCGAGGCCATCCGAGAGGCTGGCTTAGGTATTGCCATGGGCAATGCGGTAGATGAGATTCGAGCCATTGCCGATCACATCACCGGCCATGTTCGTGAACATGGCTTCGCCGAGGCAATCGAGTACATTCTGAGGTTTAATCGGCGCTCTTTGTAG
- a CDS encoding S-adenosylmethionine decarboxylase family protein — protein sequence MTTISGGRWVAEIYGCNLEVLENPKLVELALRDAVLKLGAPPGSVQSTVYKFYPQGLSAAILSPVAAVMIHTWPEDNASAALDLYFYKHDVDPEAVLRGLARAFGAQEESAFRFWRGGEHEIKRRVQEARSDVR from the coding sequence GTGACAACTATCTCTGGAGGCCGTTGGGTAGCCGAAATTTACGGCTGCAACCTGGAAGTGCTGGAGAATCCCAAATTAGTTGAGCTGGCGCTACGCGATGCTGTGCTCAAGTTAGGAGCGCCTCCGGGAAGCGTGCAGTCTACTGTGTACAAGTTTTATCCCCAAGGCCTTTCGGCGGCCATACTCTCTCCTGTAGCTGCGGTGATGATTCACACCTGGCCCGAGGATAATGCCTCAGCAGCACTCGACCTTTATTTTTATAAGCACGATGTGGATCCCGAAGCAGTGTTGCGGGGCCTGGCAAGGGCCTTTGGGGCTCAGGAAGAGTCGGCCTTTCGCTTTTGGCGTGGAGGCGAGCATGAAATCAAGCGTCGTGTACAGGAAGCGCGCAGCGATGTAAGGTGA
- a CDS encoding metalloregulator ArsR/SmtB family transcription factor, with protein MNSALHRFKAEFFRALSHPLRLAILDALRTGEKSVGTLVDELEADQPAVSQQLSILRQRGFVETRKQGTTVYYRTVDPDVYTFLDLGRAIFERQLAQPWAKLEQIRQEEKVRP; from the coding sequence ATGAACTCGGCCCTGCACCGCTTCAAAGCAGAATTCTTCAGGGCACTGAGCCACCCTTTACGCCTGGCCATACTGGATGCTCTGCGAACAGGGGAGAAGAGTGTAGGTACCTTGGTGGACGAACTCGAGGCCGACCAGCCCGCAGTCTCACAGCAGCTTTCCATTTTGCGCCAACGGGGCTTTGTGGAGACACGCAAGCAAGGTACCACGGTGTATTACCGTACGGTTGATCCCGATGTCTATACCTTTCTGGACCTGGGCCGGGCCATTTTCGAACGCCAACTAGCCCAGCCTTGGGCAAAGCTGGAGCAGATTCGCCAGGAGGAAAAAGTACGGCCATGA
- a CDS encoding aminopeptidase, translated as MSHDFEEKLRRLAEVTVKVGIGLQPGQKLFINANLEALPLTRRVVEEAYKAGSRLVVTQFYDEQLNLARYRYAPRDSFQEYAGFMVEARLKALDEGYAWLSILADDPEILQGQDPELTRQASQTAARYSKPFSDRISGFATNWCIVGAASPRWAQKVFPGEPPEQQMEKLWEAIFKVSRVDQADPVAAWQAHLDSLEHRVQQLNAKRYAALHFRGPGTDLRVGLAEGHLWAGGAGRAQNGARCVPNMPTEEVFTTPHRERVEGWVQSTKPLSLHGNLLEGLRMRFEQGQVVEAHAERGQEILTHLLQTDEGARRLGEVALVPHSSPIAQSGLLFYEALYDENAASHLALGASYDECLQDGHRLSPEQKLAAGANDSLIHIDWMIGSEHVDVDGITQSGEAEPLMRKGEWVD; from the coding sequence ATGTCCCACGATTTTGAAGAGAAACTCCGGCGGCTGGCTGAGGTAACAGTCAAGGTGGGGATTGGGCTACAACCGGGCCAGAAGCTCTTTATCAACGCCAACCTCGAGGCCCTGCCGCTCACCCGGCGGGTGGTGGAGGAAGCCTATAAGGCGGGCTCGAGGCTGGTGGTCACCCAGTTCTACGACGAACAGCTCAACCTAGCGCGCTACCGTTATGCCCCGCGGGACTCTTTCCAGGAGTACGCAGGCTTTATGGTGGAGGCCCGGCTCAAAGCGCTGGACGAGGGCTACGCCTGGCTGAGCATTCTGGCCGACGACCCCGAAATACTACAGGGGCAAGACCCTGAGCTAACCCGTCAGGCTTCGCAAACAGCGGCCCGGTACAGCAAGCCCTTCTCGGATCGGATTAGCGGGTTTGCCACCAACTGGTGCATTGTTGGGGCCGCTTCTCCGCGCTGGGCCCAGAAGGTTTTTCCGGGCGAGCCGCCAGAGCAGCAGATGGAGAAACTGTGGGAGGCCATCTTCAAGGTAAGCCGGGTAGACCAGGCCGACCCCGTGGCGGCCTGGCAGGCCCATCTGGACAGCCTCGAGCACCGCGTACAGCAGCTCAACGCCAAGCGCTACGCCGCCCTGCACTTCCGGGGGCCCGGCACCGACCTGCGGGTGGGGCTGGCCGAGGGCCATCTCTGGGCGGGTGGGGCCGGTCGGGCCCAGAACGGGGCCCGCTGCGTACCCAACATGCCCACCGAGGAGGTGTTTACCACCCCCCACCGCGAACGGGTGGAGGGTTGGGTGCAAAGCACCAAGCCCCTGAGCCTGCACGGGAACTTGCTCGAGGGCCTCCGGATGCGCTTCGAGCAGGGCCAGGTAGTCGAGGCCCACGCCGAGCGGGGCCAGGAGATCCTGACCCACCTGCTCCAGACCGACGAAGGGGCAAGGCGGCTGGGGGAGGTGGCGCTGGTGCCCCATAGCTCGCCCATCGCGCAGTCGGGGTTGCTCTTTTACGAAGCCCTCTACGACGAAAACGCCGCCAGCCACCTGGCCCTGGGCGCCAGCTACGACGAATGCCTGCAAGACGGCCACCGCTTATCCCCCGAACAAAAACTGGCCGCCGGGGCCAACGATAGCCTGATTCACATTGACTGGATGATTGGCTCCGAACACGTGGATGTGGATGGGATTACCCAGAGCGGCGAAGCCGAACCCTTGATGCGAAAGGGCGAATGGGTGGACTGA
- a CDS encoding HAD family hydrolase, giving the protein MKSSVQLVLVDVDGTLYGPEGVPECAWKAARRAKAAGLHLSICTGRPGRGFALHYAKELDPEGLHIFESGAVVVSGLGEVVRASTLPPVAYRRLLELSRAYGIPFEVYTATGGFFRESTHPDLLFHENMLGLSAQQKNLGEISDGVVRVQYVWRPSPAWQAVREEIVRMPEIELHEATSPGMPGVVFSSVTAAGVSKRASAEWVAKQLGLSLSHCAMVGDGENDLELIQAVALGIAMGNAPDKVKRAAQRVVGTVEACGLEQALDIILSEVVLY; this is encoded by the coding sequence ATGAAATCATCTGTTCAACTCGTACTAGTGGACGTCGACGGTACGCTATATGGGCCAGAAGGCGTACCCGAGTGCGCCTGGAAGGCTGCCCGGCGAGCAAAAGCAGCCGGGCTACACCTATCAATATGCACCGGGCGTCCTGGACGTGGCTTCGCGCTTCACTACGCCAAAGAGCTCGACCCCGAAGGGCTGCACATTTTTGAGTCGGGTGCCGTTGTTGTCTCGGGCTTAGGTGAGGTGGTTCGAGCCTCGACCCTGCCTCCGGTGGCGTACCGAAGGCTTCTCGAGCTAAGCAGAGCCTACGGCATACCCTTTGAGGTTTATACCGCCACTGGCGGCTTTTTCCGCGAAAGCACACACCCCGATCTGCTTTTTCACGAAAACATGCTGGGCTTATCTGCCCAGCAGAAGAACCTGGGTGAGATAAGCGATGGGGTGGTACGGGTACAGTATGTCTGGCGCCCTTCCCCTGCTTGGCAGGCGGTACGTGAGGAGATCGTTCGAATGCCGGAGATCGAGCTACACGAGGCCACCAGCCCGGGCATGCCGGGGGTGGTGTTTAGCTCGGTCACGGCGGCCGGGGTCTCCAAGCGAGCATCTGCCGAATGGGTAGCTAAGCAGCTGGGGCTAAGCTTGAGCCATTGCGCCATGGTGGGCGATGGGGAAAACGACCTCGAGCTTATTCAGGCGGTAGCCCTCGGTATTGCCATGGGTAACGCTCCGGATAAGGTCAAGCGGGCTGCCCAGCGGGTGGTGGGAACGGTGGAGGCGTGCGGCCTCGAGCAGGCTTTGGATATCATTCTTAGTGAAGTGGTTTTGTACTAG
- a CDS encoding PhzF family phenazine biosynthesis protein, translated as MSKSNHRVPYLLADAFTEVSGGGNRVALVLDARGLTTEEMQLVAVKLGQPQAAFITDWENTSFDVRFFAANGEVEFSGHAAVALALALAREDKLPGTSKLYLRTIGASLLAELSEDRALVQSPSPRFRDPPSWKVLQEFIEVMGANERYLHRGLPYGITFTGLWTLFMPVVAPGLVDALEPDMERLAALSNALEVATVHVYAPYGPRRFYARTFAPALGIPEDPVTGSPNAALGALLARAGVVPRWEGEVNLTITQGHRMGGPGQVDVRVEYGPAGNILGVFIGGTAVIAERGVVELGGEPN; from the coding sequence GTGTCTAAGTCAAATCATCGCGTACCGTACCTGTTGGCCGATGCCTTTACCGAGGTGTCGGGTGGGGGTAACCGGGTAGCCTTGGTGCTGGACGCACGCGGATTGACCACAGAAGAGATGCAGCTGGTGGCTGTCAAGTTGGGACAGCCCCAAGCTGCATTCATAACTGACTGGGAAAATACGAGTTTTGACGTGCGCTTTTTTGCAGCCAACGGCGAGGTGGAGTTTAGCGGTCACGCTGCCGTAGCCCTGGCGTTGGCTTTAGCAAGAGAGGATAAGCTGCCAGGCACCAGCAAGCTGTATCTTCGCACCATTGGAGCCTCGCTTTTAGCCGAACTTTCGGAGGATCGAGCTTTAGTACAGAGCCCAAGTCCTCGTTTTCGCGACCCCCCTTCCTGGAAAGTGTTGCAAGAGTTCATCGAGGTAATGGGGGCCAACGAGCGTTACCTGCATCGGGGTCTACCCTATGGCATTACGTTTACTGGGTTGTGGACATTGTTTATGCCGGTTGTAGCACCAGGACTGGTGGATGCCCTCGAGCCTGACATGGAACGCCTGGCCGCACTTTCGAATGCCCTCGAGGTCGCCACGGTTCACGTTTATGCCCCATATGGTCCTCGACGCTTTTATGCCCGTACTTTTGCTCCCGCCTTAGGCATCCCAGAAGATCCCGTCACCGGATCACCCAACGCAGCTCTGGGCGCTCTACTGGCCCGGGCCGGAGTGGTGCCACGCTGGGAGGGCGAAGTGAATCTGACCATCACTCAGGGTCACCGCATGGGCGGCCCCGGACAGGTGGATGTTCGGGTTGAGTACGGGCCCGCAGGAAACATTCTGGGGGTGTTTATTGGGGGTACTGCAGTAATCGCCGAGCGTGGTGTGGTGGAGCTGGGTGGGGAGCCCAACTGA
- the speE gene encoding polyamine aminopropyltransferase: protein MEYGMYYLEQVTPYEAIYRRMDKVLAAGRTKFQDYFIFQSGGFGKVLVLDKDVQSTERDEYIYHETLVHPAMLAHPNPRSVFIVGGGEGATLREVLRHPSVEKAVMCDIDDELVAMARTLLPEWHQGAFDDPRALVITEDARGWLENHPDTYDVIIVDLNDPIGEDNPARMLFTVEFYELLKRRLNPGGLMAMQAGMILLTHHKMHPVVHNTVRQVFKHTRSYRNYIPGFMLNFGFIVASDAVDITGLSEGVLEARILERQLSLKHLDAPFIEAMFVLPKDLREAIAAEKMVSKDAAPFWLTEEGEARQVSS from the coding sequence ATGGAATACGGTATGTACTACCTCGAGCAGGTCACGCCTTACGAAGCCATCTATCGCCGCATGGATAAAGTACTGGCCGCTGGACGAACCAAATTTCAGGATTACTTTATCTTTCAGTCTGGCGGTTTCGGCAAGGTGCTGGTGCTGGACAAAGACGTACAGTCTACCGAGCGAGACGAGTACATCTACCACGAGACCCTAGTCCACCCAGCTATGCTGGCTCATCCCAACCCCCGCTCGGTGTTTATTGTCGGCGGCGGTGAAGGGGCCACATTGCGCGAAGTTTTGCGACATCCGAGCGTAGAAAAAGCCGTAATGTGCGACATAGACGATGAGCTAGTAGCCATGGCCCGTACCCTGCTTCCTGAGTGGCACCAGGGGGCCTTCGACGATCCCAGAGCTTTGGTAATTACCGAGGATGCTAGGGGCTGGCTGGAAAATCATCCCGATACCTACGACGTTATCATCGTAGACTTGAACGACCCTATCGGCGAGGATAATCCGGCCCGTATGCTCTTCACGGTGGAGTTTTATGAATTGCTCAAGCGCCGCCTTAATCCTGGCGGCCTGATGGCCATGCAAGCAGGTATGATCCTGCTCACTCATCACAAAATGCACCCGGTAGTACACAACACCGTTCGGCAGGTTTTCAAGCATACCCGTAGCTACCGTAACTATATTCCCGGTTTCATGCTCAACTTTGGTTTTATCGTGGCCTCTGATGCCGTGGACATTACAGGTTTGAGCGAGGGCGTACTCGAGGCCCGTATTCTGGAGCGACAGCTTTCACTCAAGCACCTCGATGCGCCGTTCATCGAGGCCATGTTTGTTTTGCCGAAAGACCTCAGAGAAGCCATTGCAGCGGAAAAAATGGTCTCGAAGGACGCCGCGCCCTTCTGGCTCACCGAAGAGGGTGAAGCGCGCCAGGTCAGCAGTTAG
- the cysS gene encoding cysteine--tRNA ligase, translating into MSLQIYNTLKREKEPFVPATPGYVGIYVCGPTVYSDPHLGHARGPIVYDVLRRWLRHQGYKVRFVSNITDVGHLTDDADEGEDKIQRRAKLERLEPMEIAEKYMWSYFDEMQALNVLRPDISPRAAGHIPEQIELTEALLERGHAYVVNGSVYFRVKSWPAFGKLSNRDIEEQEAGARVEVREEKEDPRDFALWKRAEPEHIMRWNSPWGVGFPGWHIECSAMSLKYLGDGFDIHAGGVDLQFPHHEAEIAQAEAAGHPFARYWMHHYHVLLNGQKMAKSTGNFITLAELRARYEPMYIRFYLLNSHYRSVLDFTDEGLEAAKNGYLRLLNAYREVHRLQHTAPHGRHPGLERAVEELELEFARALDDDLNTPQAIAAFFKFVTELNKALAERPGKESLARAEKVFRELGEGVLGLFPARVLENQLGGDLLDGLVKLLLEIREEARRSRNFALSDRIRERLTELGVVVEDTREGPKWKVEV; encoded by the coding sequence ATGTCCTTACAGATTTACAACACCCTCAAACGCGAAAAAGAACCTTTTGTACCCGCTACACCGGGCTACGTGGGCATCTATGTCTGCGGTCCCACGGTCTACTCCGACCCGCACCTTGGGCACGCCCGCGGCCCCATTGTCTACGACGTGCTGCGGCGCTGGCTGCGACACCAGGGCTATAAGGTGCGCTTTGTTTCCAACATCACCGACGTGGGCCACCTGACCGACGATGCCGACGAAGGGGAGGACAAAATCCAGCGGCGCGCCAAGCTCGAGCGCCTCGAGCCCATGGAAATAGCCGAGAAGTACATGTGGAGCTACTTCGACGAGATGCAGGCCCTGAACGTACTCCGTCCCGACATCAGCCCCCGGGCCGCCGGGCACATCCCCGAACAAATCGAGCTTACGGAAGCCCTGCTCGAGCGGGGGCACGCCTACGTGGTCAACGGCTCGGTCTACTTTCGGGTGAAAAGCTGGCCCGCCTTCGGCAAACTCTCCAACCGTGACATCGAGGAACAGGAGGCCGGGGCGCGGGTCGAGGTGCGCGAAGAGAAGGAAGACCCCCGCGACTTTGCCCTTTGGAAGCGGGCCGAGCCCGAGCACATCATGCGCTGGAACTCGCCCTGGGGGGTGGGGTTTCCGGGCTGGCACATCGAGTGCTCGGCCATGAGCCTCAAGTACCTGGGCGACGGCTTCGATATTCACGCTGGGGGCGTGGACTTGCAGTTCCCCCACCACGAGGCCGAAATTGCCCAGGCCGAGGCCGCTGGCCACCCTTTTGCCCGCTACTGGATGCACCATTACCACGTGCTTTTAAACGGGCAGAAAATGGCCAAGAGCACCGGCAACTTCATCACCCTGGCCGAACTCCGGGCGCGCTACGAGCCCATGTACATCCGCTTCTACCTGCTTAACAGCCACTACCGCAGCGTGCTGGACTTTACCGACGAGGGCCTCGAGGCTGCCAAGAACGGCTACCTGCGCCTGCTGAACGCCTACCGCGAGGTGCACCGGCTGCAACACACCGCTCCCCACGGCAGGCACCCAGGGCTGGAAAGGGCTGTAGAGGAGCTCGAGCTTGAGTTTGCTCGAGCCCTGGACGACGACCTGAATACCCCTCAGGCTATCGCCGCGTTCTTTAAGTTTGTCACCGAGCTTAACAAAGCCCTGGCCGAGCGGCCTGGCAAGGAAAGCCTGGCTCGAGCCGAAAAAGTCTTCAGGGAGCTGGGCGAGGGGGTGTTGGGGCTGTTTCCAGCGCGGGTGCTGGAAAACCAACTCGGTGGAGACTTGCTGGACGGCCTGGTAAAGCTGCTGCTGGAGATCCGGGAAGAAGCACGCCGAAGCCGCAATTTTGCCCTGTCGGATCGTATCCGCGAACGCCTAACCGAGCTGGGGGTGGTCGTAGAGGATACCCGCGAAGGCCCCAAGTGGAAGGTGGAAGTCTAA
- the aspS gene encoding aspartate--tRNA ligase, with product MRRTLYCGNLREQHAGQRVVLEGWVNRRRDLGGLIFIDLRDREGIVQVVVHPDSACFAEANQVRSEWVVRIEGVVRKRPSEQVNPKLQTGAVEVAAEGLLVLSEARTPPFPIDAGWRGEADQSVNEEVRLKNRVVDLRRKRLHENLRLRHKVIAAIYRFLDQEGFISIETPYLTRSTPEGARDFLVPSRLEPGHFYALPQSPQLFKQMLMVAGYDRYFQIARCFRDEDLRADRQPDFTQLDMEMSFVTQEDIISLNERLAAYILHETLGQKLALPFPRLTYAEVMNRYGSDKPDLRFGLELQDVTEAFKGGEFRAFTSAEVVKALVVPGLLSRREIEELEALAKTKGAAGLAWARFESGVLSGGIAKFVPPSLLEKLAVQEGQTLLFVAGPWRKAVESLGLVRLELGRRLGLIESGFKFLWVVDFPLLEWDEEAGRWTYMHHPFTSPNLDDLHLLEANPGQVRAYAYDFVLNGSEIGGGSIRIHQRDLQERMFALLGIRPEEAQQKFGFLLEALSYGAPPHGGIAWGLDRFVAHLAGEESIREVIAFPKNKEGKETLTGAPAPVDEAQLIALGLALRDNTKL from the coding sequence ATGCGTCGTACGCTTTATTGCGGCAACTTGCGCGAACAACATGCAGGACAAAGGGTAGTGCTGGAAGGCTGGGTCAACCGCCGACGCGACCTGGGGGGTTTAATCTTTATAGACCTGCGAGACCGCGAAGGAATTGTGCAGGTGGTGGTTCACCCCGACAGCGCGTGTTTTGCCGAGGCCAACCAGGTGCGCTCGGAGTGGGTGGTGCGCATCGAAGGGGTGGTACGCAAACGCCCTAGCGAACAGGTGAACCCCAAACTGCAGACCGGCGCGGTCGAGGTAGCCGCGGAAGGGCTCCTAGTGCTCTCCGAGGCCAGGACGCCGCCATTTCCCATAGATGCCGGCTGGCGCGGTGAGGCCGACCAGAGTGTGAACGAGGAGGTGCGTCTAAAGAACCGCGTGGTGGATCTGCGCCGCAAGCGTCTGCACGAGAACCTGCGCTTGCGGCACAAGGTGATTGCAGCCATCTACCGCTTCCTCGATCAGGAAGGGTTTATCAGCATCGAGACCCCCTACCTGACCCGCTCCACCCCCGAAGGTGCGCGCGACTTTCTGGTGCCCTCGAGGCTCGAGCCCGGCCACTTCTACGCCCTGCCTCAATCGCCTCAGCTCTTCAAGCAGATGCTGATGGTGGCTGGTTACGACCGCTATTTCCAGATTGCCCGCTGCTTCCGCGATGAAGACCTGCGGGCCGATCGCCAGCCCGACTTCACCCAGCTTGATATGGAGATGTCTTTTGTTACGCAGGAAGACATCATCTCGCTCAACGAACGGCTGGCTGCGTATATCCTGCATGAGACCCTGGGACAGAAGCTCGCCCTCCCCTTCCCCCGCCTAACTTATGCCGAAGTAATGAACCGCTATGGCTCCGACAAGCCCGACCTGCGCTTTGGGCTAGAGCTACAGGACGTAACCGAGGCCTTCAAGGGGGGCGAGTTTCGCGCCTTCACCAGCGCCGAGGTGGTCAAGGCCCTGGTGGTGCCGGGCCTGCTCTCGCGCCGGGAGATCGAGGAACTCGAGGCCCTGGCAAAGACCAAAGGCGCGGCGGGGCTGGCTTGGGCCAGGTTTGAAAGCGGTGTGCTTTCAGGCGGGATTGCCAAGTTCGTACCTCCCAGTCTGCTCGAGAAGCTTGCTGTGCAGGAAGGGCAAACGCTTTTGTTCGTGGCAGGCCCCTGGCGAAAAGCAGTCGAGAGCCTAGGGCTGGTACGGCTCGAGCTCGGTCGTCGGCTAGGTCTGATTGAGTCAGGGTTTAAGTTCTTGTGGGTGGTGGATTTCCCCCTGCTGGAATGGGATGAGGAAGCAGGCCGCTGGACCTACATGCACCACCCTTTCACCAGCCCAAACTTAGACGATTTGCATCTGCTCGAGGCTAATCCCGGCCAGGTGCGAGCCTATGCCTACGACTTCGTGCTCAATGGCAGCGAGATAGGTGGCGGCTCCATTCGCATACACCAGCGAGACCTGCAAGAGCGCATGTTTGCGCTGCTGGGCATTCGCCCAGAGGAAGCCCAGCAAAAGTTTGGGTTCTTGCTCGAGGCTTTGTCTTACGGAGCACCCCCGCATGGAGGGATTGCCTGGGGGTTGGATCGGTTTGTGGCTCATTTGGCTGGTGAGGAATCCATACGCGAGGTGATTGCTTTCCCCAAGAATAAAGAGGGGAAGGAAACCCTTACCGGCGCACCCGCCCCGGTCGACGAGGCCCAGTTGATCGCGCTCGGATTAGCGTTGCGGGATAATACCAAATTATGA
- a CDS encoding DsbA family protein — MQRTLFAIVAILAIAIAAVLFLVLRPKPTTSATDAVAGARFVIGSPDAKVTVVDFSNYLCGHCRDHANDVFPLIKRDYIDTGKIRYVFRDFPFGGQENVIRAGEAAACAADNNLYLEYHEALFRAQMQWAGLSGEALDNYFADLAGQIGVAPATFLQCLKSGNKRAGVLADQKLATDLGLTGTPTFIVNGEKYTGQRPYESWKEILDKALAGQSGGSDQGGASSPAKP; from the coding sequence ATGCAAAGGACTCTTTTCGCCATAGTTGCAATCCTGGCTATCGCCATCGCAGCCGTTCTATTTCTGGTCTTGCGCCCAAAGCCCACCACAAGCGCTACCGATGCTGTCGCCGGTGCGCGTTTTGTAATTGGCAGCCCAGATGCCAAGGTTACTGTAGTGGACTTCTCTAACTATCTCTGTGGCCACTGTCGCGACCATGCCAACGATGTGTTCCCGCTCATCAAGCGCGACTATATAGACACCGGGAAAATTCGATATGTATTCCGCGATTTTCCCTTTGGCGGACAGGAAAATGTCATCCGGGCTGGAGAGGCTGCTGCCTGTGCGGCCGATAACAATCTGTACCTCGAGTACCACGAAGCGCTCTTTCGGGCTCAGATGCAGTGGGCCGGTCTAAGCGGAGAAGCCCTCGATAACTACTTCGCCGACCTGGCCGGGCAAATCGGAGTTGCACCAGCAACTTTCTTGCAGTGCCTTAAGTCGGGCAACAAGCGGGCTGGCGTTCTGGCCGACCAGAAACTGGCCACCGACCTGGGGCTGACCGGCACCCCCACCTTTATTGTGAACGGGGAAAAGTATACCGGTCAGCGGCCCTATGAAAGCTGGAAAGAGATTCTAGATAAGGCCCTGGCAGGCCAGTCCGGTGGCAGCGACCAGGGGGGCGCCAGCAGCCCCGCCAAGCCTTAG